A genome region from Gymnogyps californianus isolate 813 chromosome 4, ASM1813914v2, whole genome shotgun sequence includes the following:
- the MTUS1 gene encoding microtubule-associated tumor suppressor 1 isoform X5 yields MGCSSSKLCLYSQCAAARREEALKQRKELSQELVNLRGELVTTSAACEKLERDRNELQVAYEGFLQKLNQQHHNDLAELEERLKQFYTAECEKLQSICIEEAEKYKAQLQEQVDNLNITHENFKLELENSHSEKVEELKKEYESSFSELKSAHESERKSLEDSFKEKQELLEKKIDELKCENDSLSEKLKLEEQKQIAKEKANVKNPQIMYLEQELESLKAVLEIKNEKLHQQDIKLMKMEKLLENNTILMDKLKKVQQENEELKARMDKHMELSRQLSTEQAVLQESLEKESKVNKRLSMENEELLWKLHNGDLCSPRKLSPSSPSVPLQSPRNSGNFSSPTVSPR; encoded by the exons ATGGGCTGCTCTAGCAGCAAACTGTGCCTATATTCTCAGTGTGCTGCAGCAAGG agggaggaagCACTGAAACAGCGTAAAGAGTTATCTCAAGAACTAGTTAACCTTCGAGGAGAACTAg TAACCACTTCTGCAGCTTGTGAGAAATTGGAGAGAGACAGGAATGAACTGCAAGTTGCTTATGAAGGGTTTTTGCAGAAGTTAAACCAGCAACATCACAATGATTTAgctgagctggaggagaggctTAAACAGTTTTACACTGCAGAATGCGAGAAACTCCAAAGTATCTGCAttgaagaagctgaaaagtaCAAAGCGCAACTCCAGGAGCAG GTGGACAACTTAAATATCACACATGAAAACTTCAAGCTGGAACTTGAAAACAGCCACTCAGAAAAAGTAGAGGAGCTGAAAAAGGAATATGAATCCTCTTTTTCAG AGCTCAAGAGTGCCCATGAATCTGAAAGGAAGTCGCTTGAAGATTCCTTTAAAGAGAAGCAGGAATTGCTAGAG aaaaaaatcgatgaattaaaatgtgaaaacgACTCTCTGAGTGAGAAGTTGAAATTAGAAGAGCAAAAACAAATAGCCAAAGAAAAAGCCAATGTC AAAAACCCGCAGATTATGTATCTGGAACAGGAGCTGGAAAGTTTGAAAGCAGTGCTGGAGATCAAGAATGAGAAACTCCATCAGCAGGATATAAAGTTAATGAAGATGGAAAAACTG ctgGAGAACAACACAATCTTAATGGATAAATTAAAGAAGGTTCAGCAAGAAAACGAAGAATTAAAAGCTCGGATGGACAAACACATGGAGCTTTCAAG GCAACTTTCTACGGAGCAAGCTGTTTTACAGGAGTCGCTAGAGAAAGAATCAAAAGTAAACAAGCGCCTGTCaatggagaatgaagaactTCTGTGGAAGTTGCACAACGGCGACCTATGCAGCCCAAGAAAACTGTCTCCCAGTTCTCCATCCGTGCCTCTTCAGTCCCCACGAAATTCGGGTAACTTCTCTAGTCCTACAGTATCACCGAGATGA
- the MTUS1 gene encoding microtubule-associated tumor suppressor 1 isoform X4 encodes MLWSPKFSLSNMRVRLTAKGLLRNIRLPSGYKKSTVIFHTVDKGKQRSPKSSCIRTQASTELHSPGTKPAELTQYKTKCETQSGIILQLKKFLTSSNQKFEALTVVIQHLQSEREEALKQRKELSQELVNLRGELVTTSAACEKLERDRNELQVAYEGFLQKLNQQHHNDLAELEERLKQFYTAECEKLQSICIEEAEKYKAQLQEQVDNLNITHENFKLELENSHSEKVEELKKEYESSFSELKSAHESERKSLEDSFKEKQELLEKKIDELKCENDSLSEKLKLEEQKQIAKEKANVKNPQIMYLEQELESLKAVLEIKNEKLHQQDIKLMKMEKLLENNTILMDKLKKVQQENEELKARMDKHMELSRQLSTEQAVLQESLEKESKVNKRLSMENEELLWKLHNGDLCSPRKLSPSSPSVPLQSPRNSGNFSSPTVSPR; translated from the exons ttGACAAGGGCAAGCAGCGGAGTCCCAAGAGCTCGTGCATACGGACTCAAGCCTCCACAGAATTGCATTCACCTGGCACAAAACCAGCTGAATTgacacagtacaaaacaaaatgtgagaCCCAAAGTGGAATCAtcctgcagctgaaaaaattcCTGACAAGCAGTAACCAGAAGTTTGAAGCATTAACAGTTGTGATCCAGCACCTGCAGTCTGAG agggaggaagCACTGAAACAGCGTAAAGAGTTATCTCAAGAACTAGTTAACCTTCGAGGAGAACTAg TAACCACTTCTGCAGCTTGTGAGAAATTGGAGAGAGACAGGAATGAACTGCAAGTTGCTTATGAAGGGTTTTTGCAGAAGTTAAACCAGCAACATCACAATGATTTAgctgagctggaggagaggctTAAACAGTTTTACACTGCAGAATGCGAGAAACTCCAAAGTATCTGCAttgaagaagctgaaaagtaCAAAGCGCAACTCCAGGAGCAG GTGGACAACTTAAATATCACACATGAAAACTTCAAGCTGGAACTTGAAAACAGCCACTCAGAAAAAGTAGAGGAGCTGAAAAAGGAATATGAATCCTCTTTTTCAG AGCTCAAGAGTGCCCATGAATCTGAAAGGAAGTCGCTTGAAGATTCCTTTAAAGAGAAGCAGGAATTGCTAGAG aaaaaaatcgatgaattaaaatgtgaaaacgACTCTCTGAGTGAGAAGTTGAAATTAGAAGAGCAAAAACAAATAGCCAAAGAAAAAGCCAATGTC AAAAACCCGCAGATTATGTATCTGGAACAGGAGCTGGAAAGTTTGAAAGCAGTGCTGGAGATCAAGAATGAGAAACTCCATCAGCAGGATATAAAGTTAATGAAGATGGAAAAACTG ctgGAGAACAACACAATCTTAATGGATAAATTAAAGAAGGTTCAGCAAGAAAACGAAGAATTAAAAGCTCGGATGGACAAACACATGGAGCTTTCAAG GCAACTTTCTACGGAGCAAGCTGTTTTACAGGAGTCGCTAGAGAAAGAATCAAAAGTAAACAAGCGCCTGTCaatggagaatgaagaactTCTGTGGAAGTTGCACAACGGCGACCTATGCAGCCCAAGAAAACTGTCTCCCAGTTCTCCATCCGTGCCTCTTCAGTCCCCACGAAATTCGGGTAACTTCTCTAGTCCTACAGTATCACCGAGATGA